In Nerophis ophidion isolate RoL-2023_Sa linkage group LG03, RoL_Noph_v1.0, whole genome shotgun sequence, the following are encoded in one genomic region:
- the rtn1a gene encoding reticulon-1a isoform X3 gives MQAAADVTKKESSWSSWKGQAIDLLYWRNVKQSGAVFSSVLLLLFSLTQFSVVSVGAYLALAALSATISFRIYKSVLQAVQKTDEGHPFKAYLEMEISLSQDQISKYAEKTLVYTNTCMRELRRLFLVQDLIDSLKFAVLMWLLTYVGALFNGLTLLILAVVSMFTMPVVYERHQAQIDQYVGLIRTHINSVVGKIQAKIPGAKRKEE, from the exons CTATTGACCTGCTCTACTGGAGAAATGTAAAGCAGTCGGGAGCCGTGTTCAGCAGCGTGCTTCTGCTCCTCTTCTCCCTGACCCAGTTTAGCGTGGTCAGCGTCGGGGCGTACTTAGCCCTAGCCGCCCTCTCTGCCACCATCAGCTTCCGCATCTACAAATCTGTGCTCCAGGCTGTGCAGAAAACCGATGAAGGGCATCCTTTCAA AGCCTACCTGGAGATGGAAATCTCTCTGTCCCAGGACCAAATTAGCAAATATGCCGAAAAGACCCTGGTTTACACAAACACCTGCATGAGGGAGCTACGCCGGCTTTTCCTCGTTCAAGATCTGATCGACTCATTGAAG TTTGCTGTGCTGATGTGGCTTCTGACCTATGTTGGCGCTCTCTTCAACGGCCTGACACTGCTCATCCTAG CTGTGGTCTCCATGTTTACCATGCCGGTGGTCTATGAGAGACATCAG GCACAGATTGATCAATATGTTGGACTAATACGGACCCATATCAACTCTGTGGTGGGAAA GATCCAAGCAAAGATCCCTGGGGCCAAAAGAAAGGAAGAGTAG
- the rtn1a gene encoding reticulon-1a isoform X4, with protein MGAAAIDLLYWRNVKQSGAVFSSVLLLLFSLTQFSVVSVGAYLALAALSATISFRIYKSVLQAVQKTDEGHPFKAYLEMEISLSQDQISKYAEKTLVYTNTCMRELRRLFLVQDLIDSLKFAVLMWLLTYVGALFNGLTLLILAVVSMFTMPVVYERHQAQIDQYVGLIRTHINSVVGKIQAKIPGAKRKEE; from the exons CTATTGACCTGCTCTACTGGAGAAATGTAAAGCAGTCGGGAGCCGTGTTCAGCAGCGTGCTTCTGCTCCTCTTCTCCCTGACCCAGTTTAGCGTGGTCAGCGTCGGGGCGTACTTAGCCCTAGCCGCCCTCTCTGCCACCATCAGCTTCCGCATCTACAAATCTGTGCTCCAGGCTGTGCAGAAAACCGATGAAGGGCATCCTTTCAA AGCCTACCTGGAGATGGAAATCTCTCTGTCCCAGGACCAAATTAGCAAATATGCCGAAAAGACCCTGGTTTACACAAACACCTGCATGAGGGAGCTACGCCGGCTTTTCCTCGTTCAAGATCTGATCGACTCATTGAAG TTTGCTGTGCTGATGTGGCTTCTGACCTATGTTGGCGCTCTCTTCAACGGCCTGACACTGCTCATCCTAG CTGTGGTCTCCATGTTTACCATGCCGGTGGTCTATGAGAGACATCAG GCACAGATTGATCAATATGTTGGACTAATACGGACCCATATCAACTCTGTGGTGGGAAA GATCCAAGCAAAGATCCCTGGGGCCAAAAGAAAGGAAGAGTAG